A stretch of the Gossypium hirsutum isolate 1008001.06 chromosome D07, Gossypium_hirsutum_v2.1, whole genome shotgun sequence genome encodes the following:
- the LOC107925864 gene encoding CLIP-associated protein codes for MEEVLELARAKDTKERMAAVERLYQLLEGSRKSLTSSEVTSLVDCCLDLLKDNNFRVSQGALQALASAAVLSGDHLKLHFNALVPAVVERLGDAKQPVRDAARRLLLTLMEVSSPTIIVERAGSYAWTHRSWRVREEFARTVTSSISLFSSTELPLQRAILPPILQMLNDTNPGVREAAILCIEEMYTQAGTQFRDELHRHQLPGSMMRDINARLEKIEPQVRHSDGTLGGFATGEIKPAVRNPKKSSPRAKSSSRETSLFGGESDITEKPIDPIQVYSDKELVREFEKIASTLVPEKDWSIRIAAMQRLEGLVSGGAADYPCFRGLLKQLVGPLSTQLSDRRSSIVKQACHLLSFLSKELLGDFEACAEMFIPVLFKLVVITVLVIAESADNCIKTMLRNCKVARVLPRIADCAKNDRSAVLRARCCEYALLILEHWPDAPEIQRSADLYEDLIRCCVADAMSEVRSTARMCYRMFSKTWPDRSRRLFTSFDPAIQRIINEEDGGMHRRHASPSVRDRNVKMPISSQSSASAHLPGYQTSAIVAMDRTSTLSSGTPLTSGLNLSQSKSLGKGAGRTLESVLHASKQKVSAIESMLRGLDISQKQRSTSLDLGVDPPSSRDPPFPAVVPASNSLTSSLGLESTTSTVGKGSNRNGGLIMSDIISQIQASKDSGELSYRTNATTESLPAFISYSAKRASERQERGSLEENIDIREARRSVNPHVDRQYLDTPYRDVNSRDLQNNHVPNFQRPLLRKHVAGRMSAGRRKSFDDSQLSLGEMSSYVEGPASLSDALSEGLSPSSDWSARVAAFTYLRSLLQQGPKGIQEVVQNFEKVMKLFFQHLDDPHHKVAQAALSTLADIIPSCRKPFESYMERILPHVFSRLIDPKELVRQPCSMTLEIVSKTYSIDSLLPALLRSLDEQRSPKAKLAVIEFAVTSFNKHAMNSEGSSNIGILKLWLAKLTPLVHDKNTKLKDVAITCIISVYSNFDPTAVLNFILSLSVEEQNFLRRALKRYTPRIEVDLINYLQNKKERQRKSSYDPSDVVGTSSEEGYIGVSKKSLLLGRYSAGSTDGDGGRKWGSTLESTLITGNIGLATSDETQDNLFQNLETSSNTNVFPSKTKESSYMVNSICQTLGSQTGQIENLESSVNLEGLSTPQLEINGLSRFDTLETTEGATHNGTSSELDLNHLKPAAIKVRSMPDTGPSIPQILHVICNGNDESPTASKHNALQQLHEISVANDLSVWTKYANQILTAVLEVLDDSDFSIRELALSLIIEMLKNQKGVMGDSVEIVIEKLLHVMKDIVPKVSNEAEHCLNTVLSEYDPFRCLSVIVPLLVTEDEKTLVICINCLTKLVGRLSQEELTAQLPSFLPALFEAFGNQSADVRKTVVFCLVDIYIMLGKSFLPHLEGLNSTQLRLVTIYANRISQARTGTPIDAGHE; via the exons ATGGAGGAGGTACTGGAGTTAGCACGTGCCAAAGACACCAAGGAGCGGATGGCGGCGGTGGAGCGGCTCTACCAACTCCTTGAAGGCTCTAGAAAGAGTCTCACTTCTTCGGAAGTCACTTCGCTCGTTGACTGCTGCTTGGATCTCCTCAAGGACAACAATTTTAGAGTCTCTCAGGGAGCTCTCCAGGCTCTTGCTTCCGCCGCCGTTCTTTCCGGTGATCACTTGAAGTTGCACTTCAACGCTCTCGTTCCTGCGGTTGTTGAACGGTTAGGTGACGCCAAACAACCTGTTAGAGACGCTGCCAGGCGCCTACTGCTCACTCTCATGGAG GTTTCTTCCCCAACGATTATTGTTGAAAGAGCTGGCTCTTATGCCTGGACGCATAGAAGTTGGAGAGTTCGGGAGGAATTTGCCCGGACAGTCACATCATCAATCAGTCTTTTTTCATCTACTGAACTTCCACTTCAACGGGCGATTCTTCCTCCT ATTTTGCAGATGTTGAATGACACAAATCCTGGTGTTCGTGAAGCTGCTATATTATGCATCGAG GAAATGTATACGCAAGCCGGAACTCAATTTCGAGATGAACTTCATCGTCATCAGCTTCCTGGATCTATG ATGAGAGATATTAATGCCAGACTAGAGAAAATTGAGCCACAAGTTCGACATTCAGATGGAACTTTGGGTGGTTTTGCTACTGGAGAGATAAAGCCTGCAGTACGTAATCCCAAGAAAAGCAGTCCAAGAGCCAAGAGTTCTTCGAGGGAGACATCACTTTTTGGAG GTGAAAGTGATATCACTGAAAAGCCAATAGATCCAATTCAAGTTTATTCAGataaggagctggtaagagaaTTTGAGAAAATTGCCTCTACTCTTGTGCCAGAAAAAGATTGGTCCATACGCATTGCTGCCATGCAGAGACTTGAAGGGCTTGTTTCTGGAG GTGCTGCTGATTATCCGTGTTTTCGGGGACTCTTGAAGCAGCTTGTTGGCCCACTAAGCACACAGTTATCAGATAGGAGGTCAAGCATTGTGAAGCAG GCTTGCCATTTGTTATCCTTCTTATCAAAGGAGCTCTTGGGAGATTTTGAGGCATGTGCTGAGATGTTCATCCCG GTACTTTTCAAGTTGGTTGTGATTACTGTGCTTGTAATTGCAGAGTCCGCAGATAACTGCATAAAaaca ATGTTGCGTAACTGCAAAGTTGCCCGTGTGCTTCCCCGCATAGCTGATTGTGCAAAGAATGACCGTAGTGCTGTACTCCGTGCCAG GTGTTGTGAATATGCATTATTGATACTTGAACATTGGCCTGATGCACCAGAAATACAGAGATCGGCTGATTTATACGAGGATCTGATTAGGTGCTGTGTTGCTGATGCAATGAGTGAG GTACGATCAACTGCTAGAATGTGCTACAGAATGTTCTCCAAAACTTGGCCAGATCGTTCTCGTCGCTTGTTCACCTCCTTTGATCCTGCTATTCAAAGG ATAATTAACGAAGAAGATGGAGGGATGCATAGGCGGCATGCTTCTCCTTCTGTCCGTGACAGAAATGTTAAAATGCCAATTAGCTCCCAATCTTCTGCCAGTGCACATCTACCTGGATATCAAACATCTGCTATAGTTGCCATGGATAGAACTTCAACTTTATCCTCGGGCACACCTCTCACATCTGGGTTGAATCTATCCCAATCAAAATCCCTTGGTAAAGGTGCTGGCCGTACTTTGGAGAGTGTGTTGCATGCAAGCAAACAGAAAGTCAGTGCCATTGAAAGTATGCTTAGAGGTCTGGACATATCCCAAAAACAGAGGTCAACAAGTTTGGATCTAG GAGTTGACCCTCCATCATCTCGTGATCCACCATTCCCTGCCGTTGTTCCAGCTTCTAATAGCCTCACAAGCTCTTTAGGACTAGAATCGACTACCTCTACTGTTGGTAAGGGTAGCAACCGCAATGGTGGTCTGATAATGTCTGAcataatttctcaaattcaagCTTCCAAAGATTCAGGAGAGTTATCATATAGGACTAATGCGACAACCGAGTCTTTGCCAGCTTTCATATCATACTCTGCCAAGAGGGCATCTGAAAGACAAGAACGAGGTTCCCTTGAAGAGAACATTGACATTAGGGAGGCCAGGCGGTCTGTAAATCCACATGTTGACAGGCAATATTTGGACACACCTTATAGAGATGTAAACTCTCGGGATTTACAGAACAATCATGTTCCAAACTTCCAGAGGCCACTATTGAGAAAGCATGTAGCTGGGCGGATGTCTGCTGGAAGGAGAAAGAGTTTTGATGATAGCCAGTTGTCACTTGGAGAGATGTCAAGTTATGTTGAAGGTCCAGCTTCTCTTAGTGATGCCCTAAGCGAGGGGCTCAGTCCTAGTTCTGATTGGTCTGCCAGGGTTGCTGCTTTTACTTATCTCCGGTCATTGTTGCAGCAAGGCCCAAAAGGTATTCAGGAAGTGGTTCAAAACTTCGAGAAGGTAATGAAACTGTTTTTCCAGCACTTGGATGATCCCCACCATAAAGTTGCACAGGCTGCCCTTTCAACCCTTGCTGATATTATTCCATCATGCCGAAAGCCCTTTGAGAGTTACATGGAAAGGATCTTACCCCATGTTTTCTCACGGTTAATTGATCCAAAGGAGTTGGTTAGGCAGCCTTGCTCAATGACGTTGGAAATTGTCAGCAAAACCTATAGCATAGATTCCCTGTTACCTGCTTTGCTTCGTTCACTTGATGAACAGCGATCACCAAAGGCAAAATTGGCTGTTATCGAGTTCGCTGTTACTTCCTTCAACAAGCATGCTATGAATTCTGAAGGTTCTAGTAATATTGGCATCTTGAAGTTATGGCTTGCTAAACTGACACCATTGGTCCATGATAAAAATACTAAGCTTAAGGATGTAGCTATCACTTGCATTATATCTGTATACTCGAATTTTGATCCAACTGCTGTTCTGAATTTTATTCTCAGTTTATCAGTTGAAGAGCAAAATTTCCTCAGACGGGCACTCAAACGGTACACTCCTCGTATTGAGGTGGATCTGATTAACTATTTGCAGAACAAGAAAGAGAGACAGCGTAAATCATCCTATGATCCATCTGATGTTGTTGGAACTTCATCTGAAGAAGGATATATTGGTGTGTCCAAGAAGAGTCTTTTACTTGGAAGATATTCTGCTGGTTCCACTGATGGTGATGGTGGTAGGAAGTGGGGTTCCACCCTGGAATCAACCCTGATCACTGGAAATATTGGCCTGGCAACATCTGATGAAACTCAGGACAACTTATTTCAGAACTTGGAAACTAGTTCAAACACAAATGTTTTTCCTTCCAAAACCAAAGAGTCGTCTTATATGGTTAATTCTATTTGTCAGACCTTGGGGTCTCAAACTGGCCAGATAGAGAACTTAGAAAGTAGTGTCAACTTGGAAGGTCTATCTACTCCACAACTGGAAATTAATGGCCTGAGTAGATTTGACACTTTGGAGACCACTGAAGGAGCTACACATAATGGAACATCATCAGAGTTGGATCTTAATCATCTTAAACCTGCAGCTATAAAGGTTAGGTCTATGCCAGACACGGGGCCTAGCATTCCTCAAATTCTTCATGTG ATCTGCAATGGGAACGATGAGAGCCCTACTGCCAGTAAGCACAATGCACTACAGCAATTACATGAAATTTCTGTGGCCAATGATCTCTCTGTTTGGACCAAG TATGCCAATCAGATTTTGACAGCTGTACTTGAGGTTTTAGATGATTCTGATTTCTCAATCAGAGAGCTTGCCCTGTCATTGATAATTGAAATGCTTAAAAACCAG AAAGGTGTTATGGGAGATTCTGTTGAAATAGTGATCGAGAAGCTGCTTCATGTAATGAAGGATATTGTTCCAAAA GTTTCAAATGAAGCTGAGCACTGCTTGAACACTGTGTTGTCCGAGTATGATCCATTCAGATGTTTAAGT GTTATTGTACCTTTATTAGTTACTGAAGATGAGAAGACTTTAGTTATTTGCATCAACTGTTTAACAAAG CTTGTGGGACGGCTATCACAGGAGGAACTAACGGCTCAGTTGCCCTCATTTTTGCCTGCTCTTTTTGAAGCTTTCGGAAACCAGAGTGCTGATGTCCGTAAG ACTGTCGTTTTTTGTTTGGTGGATATTTACATAATGCTTGGGAAATCATTTTTGCCTCACTTGGAGGGGCTTAACAGCACACAATTGCGGCTGGTTACAATTTATGCCAATCGGATATCACAGGCCAGGACCGGCACACCTATAGATGCTGGTCATGAATAG